In the Pseudoliparis swirei isolate HS2019 ecotype Mariana Trench chromosome 19, NWPU_hadal_v1, whole genome shotgun sequence genome, one interval contains:
- the hdx gene encoding highly divergent homeobox isoform X2 produces MAAPFPSRMDAWAERRGLQTMNLRSVFTAEQQRILERYYDNGMTNQSKACFQHILQCAQESKLDFSVVRTWVGNKRRKIASKVENGGVSHSLSSHGLAGGLLSSHSLAGGPLSNHGPASGPLLPAELAAGRNIPNRVHLLPPSSSFPSFSSTSSSPSSSSPHSSGSHNNNNNNDVILTGIYSLNSVPRSRPRPLAAPPSRSDPEPPSLSSRAPQSRIGSASSPVRSKMISLSQNLPPLVTSASGPLVYTAVRKGAPSLGEAGLSAGAGVVPHSWTRQYGAAQTRPWSSSSQPQIQPQSRPHSNPQPQPPAPAPPAPQKTTRVTLPVQSSGPSSGQTPRIQQVFTLSEGSGGDRLRSSHESAHKSPEAAAAAAAPPHPRDGGQNFSIAMETGDEENEWQREEEMANMAAQSQHLRREQASRSPTGSEARGGRTPPATSPRPALFHSNTTLPGSYAITAQTSLPGDSGSQTSLGVSAAPWVISNSRKRTLQDRTQFSDGDLVQLKRYWDRGMTSLGSVCREKITAAADQLNVDPEIVKTWISNRRRKYRLMGIDIPPPKGGPAVFSTSSPGNESPVGLGPDEVGLRTPELEDDLNYEGSVCLSEDGTIESRHGDEEDGIDASTAMPLANTVKVEVIYEEYGANEDGDLMASDLEQMQSLLEFKHEEVQFLEIELENQKQKYDELASFTKSLLVAVRSNDLERQQELVASLPQPSDQDWDMTEESGARPADAASFHRDGSPMAGAESPSGPNGDVPPVSENEDDAPSDATEPSASEERRREEAFTELE; encoded by the exons ATGGCGGCCCCGTTCCCCTCCAGAATGGATGCATGGGCAGAGCGGCGCGGCCTGCAGACT ATGAACCTGCGGTCGGTGTTCACGGCCGAGCAGCAGCGGATCCTGGAGCGGTACTACGACAACGGGATGACCAATCAGAGCAAGGCCTGCTTCCAGCACATCCTGCAGTGTGCTCAGGAGTCCAAGCTGGACTTCAGCGTGGTCCGG ACGTGGGTTGGCAACAAAAGACGTAAGATCGCCTCCAAGGTGGAGAACGGAGGCGTGTCTCATTCCTTATCCAGTCACGGACTCGCCGGGGGATTGCTGTCCAGCCACTCGCTGGCCGGGGGGCCGCTGTCCAATCACGGCCCGGCGTCGGGGCCACTGCTGCCCGCCGAACTGGCAGCGGGGCGGAACATCCCGAATCgcgtccacctcctccctccgtccTCGTCCTTCCCCTCGTTCTCGTCGACGTCTTCCTCCccttcgtcctcctctccccacagCAGCGgaagccacaacaacaacaacaacaacgacgtcATCCTGACGGGGATTTACTCGCTCAACTCCGTCCCTCGCTCGAGGCCGAGACCCCTGGCGGCGCCCCCCTCCCGGTCGGACCCCGAGCCGCCGTCGCTGAGCAGCCGGGCCCCGCAGAGCAGgattggctccgcctcctcgcccGTCCGCTCCAAGATGATCTCGCTCTCTCAAAACCTCCCACCCCTCGTCACTTCCGCCTCAGGGCCTTTAGTCTACACTGCAGTCAGGAAGGGAGCTCCGTCCCTCGGGGAGGCCGGGCTCAGTGCAGGAGCAGGGGTGGTACCTCACAGCTGGACCCGGCAGTACGGCGCGGCGCAAACTCGCCCGTGGTCCTCGTCCTCGCAGCCCCAAATTCAGCCTCAGTCCAGACCTCACTCCAACCCGCAACCTCAGCCGCCGGCGCCGGCGCCGCCCGCCCCTCAGAAGACGACGCGGGTCACCCTCCCAGTGCAAAGCTCCGGGCCCTCCTCTGGACAGACACCCCGCATCCAGCAGGTCTTCACCTTGTCGGAGGGAAGCGGGGGGGACCGGCTTCGGTCGAGCCACGAGTCGGCCCATAAAAGcccggaggcggcggcggcggcggcggcgccaccGCACCCCCGGGACGGCGGTCAGAACTTCTCCATCGCGATGGAAACCGGAGACGAAGAAAACGAGTGGcaaagggaagaggagatggcCAATATGGCCGCCCAGTCGCAGCACCTCCGCCGGGAGCAGGCGTCACGGAGCCCGACCGGGTCCGAAGCGAGGGGGGGCCGCACGCCGCCCGCGACTAGCCCCCGACCCGCGCTGTTCcacagcaacacaactcttccGGGCAGCTACGCCATCACAGCACAGACCTCACTCCCGGGGGACTCCGGCTCACAG acttCACTTGGTGTGTCCGCCGCCCCCTGGGTTATCAGCAACTCCAGAAAGAGAACA CTGCAGGATCGGACCCAGTTCAGCGACGGGGATCTGGTCCAGCTGAAGCGCTACTGGGACCGCGGCATGACCAGCCTGGGCTCGGTGTGCCGGGAAAAGATCACCGCCGCGGCCGACCAGCTCAACGTGGACCCTGAAATAGTCAAG ACGTGGATCAGCAACCGGCGGAGGAAGTACCGCCTGATGGGCATCGACATCCCTCCGCCTAAAGGCGGGCCCGCCGTGTTCTCGACCTCTTCCCCCGGAAACGAATCCCCGGTGGGCCTCGGCCCCGACGAGGTGGGCCTCAGAACGCCCGAGCTCGAGGACGACTTGAACTACGAGGGCTCCGTCTGCCTGTCGGAAG ACGGCACCATCGAATCGCGGCACGGAGACGAAGAAGACGGGATCGACGCGTCCACCGCGATGCCGCTGGCCAATACTGTG aaGGTTGAAGTAATTTACGAAGAATACGGAGCCAATGAAGATGGAGACTTAATGGCCTCAGACCTCGAGCAAATGCAGAGCCTGCTGGAATTCAAG CACGAGGAGGTGCAGTTCTTAGAGATCGAGCTAGAGAACCAAAAACAAAAGTACGACGAGCTGGCGAGCTTCACGAAGAGCCTGCTCGTCGCCGTGAGGAGCAACGACCTCGAGAGACAGCAG gAGCTCGTGGCCAGTCTACCTCAGCCTTCCGACCAGGACTGggacatgacggaggagagCGGAGCGCGGCCCGCCGACGCCGCGTCCTTCCACCGCGACGGCTCCCCGATGGCCGGGGCGGAGAGTCCGTCGGGCCCGAACGGAGACGTCCCGCCGGTCTCCGAAAACGAAGACGACGCGCCGAGCGACGCGACTGAGCCCTCTGCATCAGAGGAGCGGCGGCGGGAGGAGGCGTTCACGGAACTCGAGTGA
- the hdx gene encoding highly divergent homeobox isoform X1: protein MAAPFPSRMDAWAERRGLQTMNLRSVFTAEQQRILERYYDNGMTNQSKACFQHILQCAQESKLDFSVVRTWVGNKRRKIASKVENGGVSHSLSSHGLAGGLLSSHSLAGGPLSNHGPASGPLLPAELAAGRNIPNRVHLLPPSSSFPSFSSTSSSPSSSSPHSSGSHNNNNNNDVILTGIYSLNSVPRSRPRPLAAPPSRSDPEPPSLSSRAPQSRIGSASSPVRSKMISLSQNLPPLVTSASGPLVYTAVRKGAPSLGEAGLSAGAGVVPHSWTRQYGAAQTRPWSSSSQPQIQPQSRPHSNPQPQPPAPAPPAPQKTTRVTLPVQSSGPSSGQTPRIQQVFTLSEGSGGDRLRSSHESAHKSPEAAAAAAAPPHPRDGGQNFSIAMETGDEENEWQREEEMANMAAQSQHLRREQASRSPTGSEARGGRTPPATSPRPALFHSNTTLPGSYAITAQTSLPGDSGSQTSLGVSAAPWVISNSRKRTRDSSGVKRRVSCFQLQDRTQFSDGDLVQLKRYWDRGMTSLGSVCREKITAAADQLNVDPEIVKTWISNRRRKYRLMGIDIPPPKGGPAVFSTSSPGNESPVGLGPDEVGLRTPELEDDLNYEGSVCLSEDGTIESRHGDEEDGIDASTAMPLANTVKVEVIYEEYGANEDGDLMASDLEQMQSLLEFKHEEVQFLEIELENQKQKYDELASFTKSLLVAVRSNDLERQQELVASLPQPSDQDWDMTEESGARPADAASFHRDGSPMAGAESPSGPNGDVPPVSENEDDAPSDATEPSASEERRREEAFTELE, encoded by the exons ATGGCGGCCCCGTTCCCCTCCAGAATGGATGCATGGGCAGAGCGGCGCGGCCTGCAGACT ATGAACCTGCGGTCGGTGTTCACGGCCGAGCAGCAGCGGATCCTGGAGCGGTACTACGACAACGGGATGACCAATCAGAGCAAGGCCTGCTTCCAGCACATCCTGCAGTGTGCTCAGGAGTCCAAGCTGGACTTCAGCGTGGTCCGG ACGTGGGTTGGCAACAAAAGACGTAAGATCGCCTCCAAGGTGGAGAACGGAGGCGTGTCTCATTCCTTATCCAGTCACGGACTCGCCGGGGGATTGCTGTCCAGCCACTCGCTGGCCGGGGGGCCGCTGTCCAATCACGGCCCGGCGTCGGGGCCACTGCTGCCCGCCGAACTGGCAGCGGGGCGGAACATCCCGAATCgcgtccacctcctccctccgtccTCGTCCTTCCCCTCGTTCTCGTCGACGTCTTCCTCCccttcgtcctcctctccccacagCAGCGgaagccacaacaacaacaacaacaacgacgtcATCCTGACGGGGATTTACTCGCTCAACTCCGTCCCTCGCTCGAGGCCGAGACCCCTGGCGGCGCCCCCCTCCCGGTCGGACCCCGAGCCGCCGTCGCTGAGCAGCCGGGCCCCGCAGAGCAGgattggctccgcctcctcgcccGTCCGCTCCAAGATGATCTCGCTCTCTCAAAACCTCCCACCCCTCGTCACTTCCGCCTCAGGGCCTTTAGTCTACACTGCAGTCAGGAAGGGAGCTCCGTCCCTCGGGGAGGCCGGGCTCAGTGCAGGAGCAGGGGTGGTACCTCACAGCTGGACCCGGCAGTACGGCGCGGCGCAAACTCGCCCGTGGTCCTCGTCCTCGCAGCCCCAAATTCAGCCTCAGTCCAGACCTCACTCCAACCCGCAACCTCAGCCGCCGGCGCCGGCGCCGCCCGCCCCTCAGAAGACGACGCGGGTCACCCTCCCAGTGCAAAGCTCCGGGCCCTCCTCTGGACAGACACCCCGCATCCAGCAGGTCTTCACCTTGTCGGAGGGAAGCGGGGGGGACCGGCTTCGGTCGAGCCACGAGTCGGCCCATAAAAGcccggaggcggcggcggcggcggcggcgccaccGCACCCCCGGGACGGCGGTCAGAACTTCTCCATCGCGATGGAAACCGGAGACGAAGAAAACGAGTGGcaaagggaagaggagatggcCAATATGGCCGCCCAGTCGCAGCACCTCCGCCGGGAGCAGGCGTCACGGAGCCCGACCGGGTCCGAAGCGAGGGGGGGCCGCACGCCGCCCGCGACTAGCCCCCGACCCGCGCTGTTCcacagcaacacaactcttccGGGCAGCTACGCCATCACAGCACAGACCTCACTCCCGGGGGACTCCGGCTCACAG acttCACTTGGTGTGTCCGCCGCCCCCTGGGTTATCAGCAACTCCAGAAAGAGAACA CGGGACTCTTCCGGAGTTAAACGAAGGGTTTCGTGTTTCCAGCTGCAGGATCGGACCCAGTTCAGCGACGGGGATCTGGTCCAGCTGAAGCGCTACTGGGACCGCGGCATGACCAGCCTGGGCTCGGTGTGCCGGGAAAAGATCACCGCCGCGGCCGACCAGCTCAACGTGGACCCTGAAATAGTCAAG ACGTGGATCAGCAACCGGCGGAGGAAGTACCGCCTGATGGGCATCGACATCCCTCCGCCTAAAGGCGGGCCCGCCGTGTTCTCGACCTCTTCCCCCGGAAACGAATCCCCGGTGGGCCTCGGCCCCGACGAGGTGGGCCTCAGAACGCCCGAGCTCGAGGACGACTTGAACTACGAGGGCTCCGTCTGCCTGTCGGAAG ACGGCACCATCGAATCGCGGCACGGAGACGAAGAAGACGGGATCGACGCGTCCACCGCGATGCCGCTGGCCAATACTGTG aaGGTTGAAGTAATTTACGAAGAATACGGAGCCAATGAAGATGGAGACTTAATGGCCTCAGACCTCGAGCAAATGCAGAGCCTGCTGGAATTCAAG CACGAGGAGGTGCAGTTCTTAGAGATCGAGCTAGAGAACCAAAAACAAAAGTACGACGAGCTGGCGAGCTTCACGAAGAGCCTGCTCGTCGCCGTGAGGAGCAACGACCTCGAGAGACAGCAG gAGCTCGTGGCCAGTCTACCTCAGCCTTCCGACCAGGACTGggacatgacggaggagagCGGAGCGCGGCCCGCCGACGCCGCGTCCTTCCACCGCGACGGCTCCCCGATGGCCGGGGCGGAGAGTCCGTCGGGCCCGAACGGAGACGTCCCGCCGGTCTCCGAAAACGAAGACGACGCGCCGAGCGACGCGACTGAGCCCTCTGCATCAGAGGAGCGGCGGCGGGAGGAGGCGTTCACGGAACTCGAGTGA
- the rps6kal gene encoding ribosomal protein S6 kinase alpha-6 isoform X1: protein MEVNSVCSEVNGHEIMDEPMEEGESFSHCDEESYEEIPITHHVKEGCEKADPSQFELLKVLGQGSFGKVFLVRKILGPDAGQLYAMKVLKKASLKVRDRVRTKMERDILVEVNHPFIVKLHYAFQTEGKLYLILDFLRGGDVFTRLSKEVMFTEEDVKFYLAELALALDHLHSLGIVYRDLKPENILLDEAGHIKLTDFGLSKESVDADKKAYSFCGTVEYMAPEVVNRRGHTQSADWWSLGVLMFEMLTGTLPFQGKDRNETMNMILKAKLGMPQFLSLEAQSLLRMLFKRNPSNRLGAGPDGVEEIKRHAFFSTIDWNTLYRRELQPPFKPAAGKPDDTFCFDPEFTVKTPKDSPGIPPSANAHQLFKGFSFVAPNPMDDKSSPLLSILPIVQMHGGSTKFSDLYELQEDIGVGSYSICKRCVHRVSGMDYAVKIIDKSKRDPSEEMEILMRYGQHPNIITLKDAYDEGRYVYLVTELMKGGELLDKILRQKFFSEREASAVLYTITKTVDYLHCQGVVHRDLKPSNILYMDDSGNPDSIRICDFGFAKQLRGGNGLLLTPCYTANFVAPEVLMRQGYDAACDIWSLGVLLYTMLAGYTPFANGPNDTPEKILLRIGSGKFSLTGGNWDTVSDTSKDLLSHMLHVDPHQRYTAEQVLKHSWIACRDTLPHFKLTRHDAPHLVKGAMAATYSALSQKTSQPVLEPVAASSLAQRRSMKKLTSTDM from the exons ATGGAGGTAAACAGCGTCTGCAGCGAG GTCAACGGGCATGAGATCATGGACGAGCccatggaggagggagagtcttTCTCACACTGC GATGAAGAGAGCTACGAGGAGATTCCCATCACCCACCACGTGAAGGAGGGCTGCGAGAAAGCCGACCCGTCTCAGTTCGAGCTGCTCAAGGTCCTCGGCCAGGGCTCCTTCGGCAAG GTGTTCCTCGTCCGGAAGATCCTGGGCCCCGATGCCGGTCAGTTATATGCAATGAAAGTTCTAAAAAAGGCATCTTTGAAAG TCAGGGACCGAGTTCGCACTAAGATGGAAAGAGACATTTTAGTGGAAGTCAACCATCCCTTCATCGTGAAGTTGCACTACG CCTTTCAGACAGAAGGGAAACTGTATTTAATCCTGGACTTTCTCAGGGGAGGGGATGTATTCACTCGCTTATCCAAAGAG GTTATGTTTACAGAGGAAGATGTGAAATTCTACCTTGCAGAGCTGGCCCTGGCCCTCGACCACCTGCACAGCCTGGGCATAGTTTACAGAGATCTCAAGCCAGAGAA cATCTTACTTGATGAAGCTGGACACATAAAGTTAACGG ACTTTGGCTTGAGTAAAGAGTCAGTAGACGCTGATAAGAAGGCGTATTCCTTCTGTGGTACGGTGGAGTATATGGCCCCTGAGGTGGTCaacaggagaggacacacgCAAAGCGCCGACTGGTGGTCTCTGGGAGTTCTCATG tttGAGATGCTCACGGGGACGTTACCGTTCCAAGGGAAAGACCGCAACGAGACCATGAACATGATCCTCAA AGCCAAGTTGGGAATGCCACAGTTCCTGAGTTTGGAAGCCCAGAGTTTGCTGCGAATGCTGTTCAAGCGTAACCCTTCTAACCGGCTCG gggcggggcccgACGGAGTGGAGGAGATCAAACGCCACGCCTTCTTTTCCACCATCGACTGGaat acactgTACAGGAGAGAGCTGCAGCCCCCGTTCAAGCCTGCGGCGGGTAAACCAGATGACACGTTCTGCTTCGACCCAGAGTTCACCGTGAAAACGCCTAAAG ACTCCCCAGGTATCCCTCCGAGTGCGAACGCCCACCAGCTCTTCAAAGGCTTCAGCTTCGTCGCTCCCAACCCGATGGACGACAAGAGCTCCCCGCTGCTCAGCATCCTCCCCATAGTTCAG ATGCACGGGGGCTCGACCAAGTTCTCTGATCTCTACGAGCTGCAGGAGGACATCGGCGTCGGCTCGTACTCCATCTGTAAACGCTGTGTCCACCGAGTCTCTGGCATGGACTACGCTGTGAAG ATTATAGACAAAAGTAAGAGGGACCCCTCTGAGGAGATGGAAATCCTGATGCGATACGGACAGCATCCCAACATCATCACGCTGAAAGAC gcgtATGACGAGGGCAGGTACGTCTACCTGGTGACGGAGCTGATGAAGGGAGGGGAGCTGCTGGACAAGATCCTCAGGCAGAAGTTCTTCTCGGAGCGAGAGGCCAGCGCGGTGCTCTACACCATCACCAAGACCGTCGACTACCTCCACTGCCAAGGg GTGGTGCACCGAGACCTGAAGCCCAGCAACATCCTGTACATGGACGACTCGGGAAACCCCGACTCCATCAGGATCTGCGACTTTGGATTCGCCAAGCAGCTTCGGGGCGGCAACGGCCTGCTTCTCACGCCGTGCTACACCGCCAACTTTGTGGCGCCAgag GTACTAATGCGGCAAGGTTATGATGCAGCCTGCGATATCTGGAGTCTTGGAGTTCTACTGTACACCATGCTGGCCGG GTACACGCCGTTCGCCAACGGACCAAACGACACGCCGGAGAAGATCCTCCTCCGGATAGGATCCGGAAAGTTCTCTCTGACCGGCGGCAACTGGGACACGGTGTCGGACACCTCCAAG GACCTGCTGTCCCACATGCTCCACGTGGATCCTCACCAGCGCTACACGGCGGAGCAGGTCCTGAAGCATTCCTGGATCGCCTGTCGGGATACGCTGCCGCACTTCAAGCTCACGCGGCACGACGCGCCGCACCTCGTCAAG GGAGCGATGGCGGCGACCTACTCGGCGCTGAGCCAGAAGACCAGTCAGCCGGTGCTGGAGCCCGTGGCGGCGTCCAGTCTGGCCCAGAGACGCAGCATGAAGAAACTCACCTCAACTgacatgtag
- the rps6kal gene encoding ribosomal protein S6 kinase alpha-6 isoform X2, with the protein MYSLAYPKSSYQVMFTEEDVKFYLAELALALDHLHSLGIVYRDLKPENILLDEAGHIKLTDFGLSKESVDADKKAYSFCGTVEYMAPEVVNRRGHTQSADWWSLGVLMFEMLTGTLPFQGKDRNETMNMILKAKLGMPQFLSLEAQSLLRMLFKRNPSNRLGAGPDGVEEIKRHAFFSTIDWNTLYRRELQPPFKPAAGKPDDTFCFDPEFTVKTPKDSPGIPPSANAHQLFKGFSFVAPNPMDDKSSPLLSILPIVQMHGGSTKFSDLYELQEDIGVGSYSICKRCVHRVSGMDYAVKIIDKSKRDPSEEMEILMRYGQHPNIITLKDAYDEGRYVYLVTELMKGGELLDKILRQKFFSEREASAVLYTITKTVDYLHCQGVVHRDLKPSNILYMDDSGNPDSIRICDFGFAKQLRGGNGLLLTPCYTANFVAPEVLMRQGYDAACDIWSLGVLLYTMLAGYTPFANGPNDTPEKILLRIGSGKFSLTGGNWDTVSDTSKDLLSHMLHVDPHQRYTAEQVLKHSWIACRDTLPHFKLTRHDAPHLVKGAMAATYSALSQKTSQPVLEPVAASSLAQRRSMKKLTSTDM; encoded by the exons ATGTATTCACTCGCTTATCCAAAGAG TTCTTATCAGGTTATGTTTACAGAGGAAGATGTGAAATTCTACCTTGCAGAGCTGGCCCTGGCCCTCGACCACCTGCACAGCCTGGGCATAGTTTACAGAGATCTCAAGCCAGAGAA cATCTTACTTGATGAAGCTGGACACATAAAGTTAACGG ACTTTGGCTTGAGTAAAGAGTCAGTAGACGCTGATAAGAAGGCGTATTCCTTCTGTGGTACGGTGGAGTATATGGCCCCTGAGGTGGTCaacaggagaggacacacgCAAAGCGCCGACTGGTGGTCTCTGGGAGTTCTCATG tttGAGATGCTCACGGGGACGTTACCGTTCCAAGGGAAAGACCGCAACGAGACCATGAACATGATCCTCAA AGCCAAGTTGGGAATGCCACAGTTCCTGAGTTTGGAAGCCCAGAGTTTGCTGCGAATGCTGTTCAAGCGTAACCCTTCTAACCGGCTCG gggcggggcccgACGGAGTGGAGGAGATCAAACGCCACGCCTTCTTTTCCACCATCGACTGGaat acactgTACAGGAGAGAGCTGCAGCCCCCGTTCAAGCCTGCGGCGGGTAAACCAGATGACACGTTCTGCTTCGACCCAGAGTTCACCGTGAAAACGCCTAAAG ACTCCCCAGGTATCCCTCCGAGTGCGAACGCCCACCAGCTCTTCAAAGGCTTCAGCTTCGTCGCTCCCAACCCGATGGACGACAAGAGCTCCCCGCTGCTCAGCATCCTCCCCATAGTTCAG ATGCACGGGGGCTCGACCAAGTTCTCTGATCTCTACGAGCTGCAGGAGGACATCGGCGTCGGCTCGTACTCCATCTGTAAACGCTGTGTCCACCGAGTCTCTGGCATGGACTACGCTGTGAAG ATTATAGACAAAAGTAAGAGGGACCCCTCTGAGGAGATGGAAATCCTGATGCGATACGGACAGCATCCCAACATCATCACGCTGAAAGAC gcgtATGACGAGGGCAGGTACGTCTACCTGGTGACGGAGCTGATGAAGGGAGGGGAGCTGCTGGACAAGATCCTCAGGCAGAAGTTCTTCTCGGAGCGAGAGGCCAGCGCGGTGCTCTACACCATCACCAAGACCGTCGACTACCTCCACTGCCAAGGg GTGGTGCACCGAGACCTGAAGCCCAGCAACATCCTGTACATGGACGACTCGGGAAACCCCGACTCCATCAGGATCTGCGACTTTGGATTCGCCAAGCAGCTTCGGGGCGGCAACGGCCTGCTTCTCACGCCGTGCTACACCGCCAACTTTGTGGCGCCAgag GTACTAATGCGGCAAGGTTATGATGCAGCCTGCGATATCTGGAGTCTTGGAGTTCTACTGTACACCATGCTGGCCGG GTACACGCCGTTCGCCAACGGACCAAACGACACGCCGGAGAAGATCCTCCTCCGGATAGGATCCGGAAAGTTCTCTCTGACCGGCGGCAACTGGGACACGGTGTCGGACACCTCCAAG GACCTGCTGTCCCACATGCTCCACGTGGATCCTCACCAGCGCTACACGGCGGAGCAGGTCCTGAAGCATTCCTGGATCGCCTGTCGGGATACGCTGCCGCACTTCAAGCTCACGCGGCACGACGCGCCGCACCTCGTCAAG GGAGCGATGGCGGCGACCTACTCGGCGCTGAGCCAGAAGACCAGTCAGCCGGTGCTGGAGCCCGTGGCGGCGTCCAGTCTGGCCCAGAGACGCAGCATGAAGAAACTCACCTCAACTgacatgtag